A stretch of Vulpes vulpes isolate BD-2025 chromosome 4, VulVul3, whole genome shotgun sequence DNA encodes these proteins:
- the CCNG1 gene encoding cyclin-G1 isoform X2: MRMEKIVLEKVCWKVKATTAFQFLQLYYSLIQENLPIERKNSLNFERLEAQLKACHCRIIFSKAKPSVLALSIIALEIQAQKFVELTEGIECLQTHSKINGRDLTFWQELVSKCLTEYSSNKCSKPNVQKLKWIVSGRTARQLKHSYYRITHLPTIPEMVP, from the exons ATGAGAATGGAAAAGATTGTATTGGAGAAAGTGTGTTGGAAAGTCAAAGCTACTACTGCCTTTCAATTTCTGCAACTCTACTACTCACTTATTCAAGAGAACTTACCAATTGAAAG gaagaatagCCTTAATTTTGAAAGACTAGAAGCTCAACTTAAGGCATGCCACTGCAGGATCATATTTTCTAAAgcaaag CCTTCTGTGTTGGCATTGTCTATCATTGCACTGGAGATCCAAGCACAGAAGTTTGTAGAGTTAACTGAAGGAATAGAATGTCTTCAGACACATTCCAAG ATAAATGGCAGAGATTTGACCTTCTGGCAAGAACTTGTATCCAAGTGTTTAACTGAATATTCATCAAACAAGTGTTCCAAACCAAATGTTCAGAAGTTGAAATGGATTGTTTCTGGACGTACTGCACGGCAATTGAAGCATAGTTACTACAGAATAACCCACCTTCCAACAATTCCTGAAATGGTCCCTTAA
- the CCNG1 gene encoding cyclin-G1 isoform X1 — protein sequence MIEVLTTTESQKLLHQLNALLEQESRCQPKVCGLRLIESAHDNGLRMTARLRDFEVKDLLSLTQFFGFDTETFSLAVNLLDRFLSKMKVQPKHLGCVGLSCFYLAVKSIEEERNVPLATDLIRISQYRFTVSDLMRMEKIVLEKVCWKVKATTAFQFLQLYYSLIQENLPIERKNSLNFERLEAQLKACHCRIIFSKAKPSVLALSIIALEIQAQKFVELTEGIECLQTHSKINGRDLTFWQELVSKCLTEYSSNKCSKPNVQKLKWIVSGRTARQLKHSYYRITHLPTIPEMVP from the exons ATGATAGAAGTACTGACAACAACTGAATCTCAGAAACTGCTACACCAGCTGAATGCCCTATTGGAACAGGAGTCCAGATGTCAGCCAAAGGTCTGCGGCTTGAGACTAATTGAATCTGCACACGATAATGGCCTCAGAATGACTGCAAGACTAAGGGACTTTGAAGTAAAAGATCTTCTTAGTCTAACTCAGTTCTTTGGCTTTGACACGGAGACATTTTCTCTAGCTGTGAATTTACTGGACAGATTCCTGTCCAAAATGAAG GTACAGCCCAAGCACCTTGGCTGTGTTGGGCTGAGCTGCTTCTATTTGGCTGTTAAATcaatagaagaggaaaggaatgtCCCATTGGCAACTGACTTGATCCGAATAAGCCAGTATAGGTTCACGGTTTCAGACTTGATGAGAATGGAAAAGATTGTATTGGAGAAAGTGTGTTGGAAAGTCAAAGCTACTACTGCCTTTCAATTTCTGCAACTCTACTACTCACTTATTCAAGAGAACTTACCAATTGAAAG gaagaatagCCTTAATTTTGAAAGACTAGAAGCTCAACTTAAGGCATGCCACTGCAGGATCATATTTTCTAAAgcaaag CCTTCTGTGTTGGCATTGTCTATCATTGCACTGGAGATCCAAGCACAGAAGTTTGTAGAGTTAACTGAAGGAATAGAATGTCTTCAGACACATTCCAAG ATAAATGGCAGAGATTTGACCTTCTGGCAAGAACTTGTATCCAAGTGTTTAACTGAATATTCATCAAACAAGTGTTCCAAACCAAATGTTCAGAAGTTGAAATGGATTGTTTCTGGACGTACTGCACGGCAATTGAAGCATAGTTACTACAGAATAACCCACCTTCCAACAATTCCTGAAATGGTCCCTTAA